In Carya illinoinensis cultivar Pawnee chromosome 7, C.illinoinensisPawnee_v1, whole genome shotgun sequence, the following are encoded in one genomic region:
- the LOC122315053 gene encoding protein STRICTOSIDINE SYNTHASE-LIKE 6-like has protein sequence MADSKNLHSASRNKASSEKENAWSFTVFIAVLLPIFAAIVIYQLDSFDPAPPPPDLLTRYVISVPASNNRMLRGSEPLGAGHLLGPEDVAYDPISGVIYTGCADGWISRVTVNDSTVQKWINTGGRPLGIAVVRDDEVWVADPVKGLLKVKAADGTVELLTDEAEGQKFGTTDAVDVADNGMVYFTDASYKYGLHEFIWDFLEGKPHGRLLSYDPATKRTKVLVRNLYFANGVAVSPDQNYVIFCETLARRCRKYHIQGKEKGKVTEFIDHLPGMPDNIRYDGDGHYWIALATAPTLSWYLVYRYPFIRKCIAIMEKYIGRPNMEKNGGALAVDLEGKPIAHYYDPGLSLVSSAIKIGHHLYCGSLVAPNIIRLNLRQYPAT, from the exons ATGGCCGATTCGAAGAACCTCCACTCAGCTTCACGAAACAAGGCTTCTAGCGAAAAAGAAAACGCATGGTCCTTCACGGTTTTTATAGCCGTATTGCTCCCCATTTTTGCCGCCATAGTTATTTATCAGCTGGACTCGTTCGACCCGGCTCCTCCACCCCCGGACCTGCTGACTCGGTACGTTATTTCCGTGCCGGCAAGTAACAATCGTATGCTCCGAGGATCGGAGCCCTTGGGTGCGGGCCATTTGCTGGGACCGGAAGATGTCGCTTACGATCCCATATCCGGAGTCATCTACACGGGCTGTGCAGATGGGTGGATCAGCCGGGTCACGGTGAACGATTCGACTGTGCAGAAATGGATAAACACCGGCGGCAGACCGTTGGGAATCGCTGTTGTACGTGACGACGAAGTCTGGGTTGCTGATCCCGTGAAG GGCCTCCTGAAGGTGAAGGCGGCAGATGGGACAGTGGAACTGTTGACAGATGAAGCTGAGGGACAAAAATTCGGAACGACAGACGCAGTAGATGTAGCAGATAATGGCATGGTTTATTTTACAGATGCTTCGTATAAATATGGATTGCATGAGTTCATTTGGGATTTTTTGGAGGGTAAGCCCCACGGTAGACTTCTGAGTTATGATCCAGCGACCAAGAGAACAAAGGTGCTGGTTCGCAATCTCTACTTTGCTAATGGAGTGGCAGTCTCGCCTGATCAAAATTATGTGATCTTTTGCGAAACCTTAGC GAGAAGGTGTAGGAAATATCATATACAAGgcaaggaaaaaggaaaagtcaCCGAGTTTATTGATCATCTACCAGGGATGCCAGATAATATCCGATATGATGGAGATGGCCACTACTGGATTGCATTGGCAacg GCACCTACACTTTCATGGTATTTAGTATACAGATACCCTTTCATTCGGAAGTGTATAGCAATCATGGAGAAGTACATAGGGCGACCAAATATGGAGAAGAATGGAGGGGCTCTTGCCGTTGATTTGGAAGGAAAACCAATTGCTCACTACTATGATCCTGGACTGTCACTGGTTTCAAGTGCCATCAAGATCGGACATCATTTATACTGTGGATCCCTTGTTGCCCCGAACATTATCCGCCTCAATTTGAGACAATATCCTGCCACATAG
- the LOC122315384 gene encoding ATP-dependent DNA helicase PIF1-like has protein sequence MPRHLHKLQQYGLKIKMQIRETDASNVGKRIILPSSFIRGPRDMRKRYMEAMALVQRYVLGKVFSNEAAAFFVNGPAGTRKTFLYKALLAAVRSRKLVALATASSDVAASIIPGGRTGRSRFKIPLDTDEHSMCCVSKQSAIAKLLRVARLIIWDEAPISRKQHIEALDKMLRDINDSELTFGRKVVIFCGDFRQVLPVVRKGIRQEHVDASLVSSYLWPTLIKFHLTENMRARLDPVFSEYVLELGNRMPPITVDETIKIPDGMLVPYEDDCTSLHHLIDAVFHDIYEYSINISAMMNRAILTPKNSYVDEINALLIHRFPDEFKRYYSFDEAIDTSEQSIMEDFLNTLTPNGLPPHELLLKINCPIMLLRNINPSKGLCNGTRLRGFLL, from the exons ATGCCTCGACATCTTCACAAGTTGCAGCAATATGGGttgaaaataaagatgcagaTCAG GGAAACTGATGCTTCTAATGTTGGAAAACGGATTATTCTACCTTCGTCATTTATTAGGGGTCCAAGAGATATGCGAAaaagatatatggaagcaatggcTTTAGTTCAGCGTTATG TTTTGGGAAAGGTTTTTTCTAATGAAGCTGCTGCATTCTTTGTTAATGGCCCTGCTGGGACGAGGAAGACATTCCTGTACAAGGCACTTCTTGCCGCagtaagatcaagaaaattagtCGCACTTGCAACTGCTTCATCTGATGTTGCTGCATCTATCATTCCTGGAGGTCGAACAGGACGCTCGCGCTTTAAGATTCCACTGGATACTGATGAACATAGCATGTGTTGTGTCAGTAAACAAAGTGCCATCGCAAAGTTACTACGTGTGGCAAGGTTAATTATATGGGATGAGGCCCCTATATCAAGAAAACAACATATTGAAGCATTAGATAAAATGCTACGAGACATTAATGATTCAGAATTAACATTCGGTAGAAAAGTTGTCATTTTTTGTGGAGATTTTCGCCAGGTTTTACCTGTGGTTCGTAAAGGAATAAGACAAGAACATGTTGACGCcagtttggtttcttcttacTTGTGGCCTACATTGATCAAGTTTCATTTGACTGAAAATATGCGAGCAAGATTGGATCCAGTCTTTTCAGAATATGTGTTAGAATTGGGCAACAGAATGCCACCAATCACAGTTgatgaaactataaaaattCCTGATGGCATGCTTGTTCCGTACGAAGATGACTGTACTTCTTTGCATCATTTAATAGATGCTGTTTTCCATGATATTtatgaatattcaataaatatttcagcTATGATGAATCGGGCCATATTAACACCAAAGAACAGttatgttgatgaaataaatgcatTACTAATTCATAGATTTCCTGATGAGTTTAAGCGATATTATAGCTTTGATGAAGCAATAGATACATCTGAACAGTCAATTatggaagattttttaaatactctaaCCCCAAATGGACTTCCTCCTCATGAATTGTTACTGAAGATAAACTGTCCTATCATGCTGCTTAGAAACATTAATCCTTCAAAAGGACTATGCAACGGAACACGTCTAAGGGGTTTTCTCTTGTAA